GGACGAGGCGGAAGACTGATTTGCAACGACTTTGTCGGTGCCCCGCGTGTCTTCGCGTGGGGCACCGATCCTTTTTCTCATTTGCAATTACGCCCACAGCGAAATGGGTGATTTCCCTGATGCGCTAGGAAATTGGCGTGACTATGGTGAGGGGTATGAGCAACCCTTTTCAGCCTGACTACCGGATTAGCGATGCGGAGCGTCGCCAAGCGATGGAAGACCTTGGCGCGCACTTCGCCGCGGGTCGGCTGGACATGAGCACCTACGAGCAGCGGATCGACCAGGTCGCCTCGGCGACCATGCGTTCTGAGATCTCGTACCTCTTCGACGATCTGCCTGCGGCTGGTCTGGTGGCTCCCACCTTGGCGTCGACAAGCATTGCAGGAGAACCGACCTATACGGCCTCGGAGATCGATCGGGTGCGCCGGGAGGGGCAACGCACCCGGGCGGGGATTCTGGGGGTGACCACCGTCGGCTGCTTCATCGCGCTGGCCACGGGCGGCCCGTCGGTGGGCGTCGTAATGTTCCTCATCCCGCTGGTGTGGCTGCTGCTGTACGTGATGAAGGTGGGGCCCGACTCGTGGTACATGCCCTCGCGCGCGAAGCTCGAGCGCGAGCGGTTGCGGCAGGTCCGGATGCTCGAGGCCCAGCACACCCAGGCGATTCGCCTGGCCCACGCCGAGCAGCTCGCCCATCAAAAGGCCCTGAGGCAGCAGCGCCAGAACGAACTGGCGTCCACGGCCATGGAGTTCGCGGACGAGGCCCTGAAAAAGCTCCGGCGCCGACGCTAACGGGACGTCCGGGCGGCGCTGTGGTCACACCTTTGTGAGGGAAACTATTGAATTCTCCGCAATGCGCGAGAAGGATTTTTGAAATAGGTTCTCTGTTCATCTGCTGCGCTCTCCCGCCGACTCGCGCACGTGAGGTTGCGCGGGGAGCTCAGGCACTACCCGAAAGGTAGCCCCATGAAGCTCCGCCGCTACGCAACCAGCCTCCTCGGCGCCCTCGCGCTCGTCGCCGCAGGATGGAGCGCCCCCGCGACCGGCGCCGAGTCCAACAACCTCGTCATTTTCGGCGACTCGGTAGCCGCCGACCCGCCGCTCGGCGCGTACCTGGCTGGCAGCTCCGCCGACCGGCTCGGGCTCAACACGACTGGCCTGCGCAGCTGCCCGCGCAGCGACTCGAGCTACGGCGTGCAGGCCGCCCATCTGCTCGGGCTCGAGGCGAGCGATTACTCCTGCTCCGGCATGTCCGCGATCTCCAAGGACCCGGCGGTCCCGCAGTTTTCGCAGCAGGTCGACGCCGCGCAGTCGGACGGTTCCCTGAGCGCGCGCACCCAGCGCGTGGTCATCACCGCCGGGTTCAACGACACTTACAGTCAAAACTCCCTCGCCGACGACCAGGCCGTCGGCAATTACGTCGGGGCGATGATTCCGCAGATCCAGCGTATCCGCGCCGCCGCGCCCAACGCGCGCATCCAGCTGGTCGGCTACCCCACGATCACCG
This is a stretch of genomic DNA from Corynebacterium vitaeruminis DSM 20294. It encodes these proteins:
- a CDS encoding DUF1707 SHOCT-like domain-containing protein translates to MSNPFQPDYRISDAERRQAMEDLGAHFAAGRLDMSTYEQRIDQVASATMRSEISYLFDDLPAAGLVAPTLASTSIAGEPTYTASEIDRVRREGQRTRAGILGVTTVGCFIALATGGPSVGVVMFLIPLVWLLLYVMKVGPDSWYMPSRAKLERERLRQVRMLEAQHTQAIRLAHAEQLAHQKALRQQRQNELASTAMEFADEALKKLRRRR
- a CDS encoding GDSL-type esterase/lipase family protein, with the protein product MKLRRYATSLLGALALVAAGWSAPATGAESNNLVIFGDSVAADPPLGAYLAGSSADRLGLNTTGLRSCPRSDSSYGVQAAHLLGLEASDYSCSGMSAISKDPAVPQFSQQVDAAQSDGSLSARTQRVVITAGFNDTYSQNSLADDQAVGNYVGAMIPQIQRIRAAAPNARIQLVGYPTITANSDVCLGHLFPNSSVSVPAGIVERFENEAESMGAQLAASTGVEFLSLKQATAGNGMCASDADRYWTSIIDFTGGPAHLPIHLNARGHAAVANAIAAS